In Sporichthya polymorpha DSM 43042, a genomic segment contains:
- a CDS encoding ABC transporter substrate-binding protein: MSREAGSRSSSGVRRHPVLPAVLALALLAGCGSRLSQDELIARNAGTATVVVPDAPAADPGDVVAAPVPSPGAVPAVDPGGAAPANSAAPTGGPSEGAAPITTAGTGGAKKSDRTASAAPKTDNQPITICSVSEMGGPAGAAIAQGVNGLQAWVGDVNSRGGVHGHRIRLIVRDSNSDPNVALAHVRACVENDGAVALVGGMATLTAAGYRSYLESKRVPSIGGDCGTYVYNSSPVFFNQCAAPETSVWAIAQEAAKAGTANKKFAFLYCQEASACANGRKWMVDDRFVERNGLELAYAKQFSLTQLDFTSECTAMKAAGVTVVSAIVDPSGLQRMGQSCTRQGFNPVWVQLYASVYSDTATKPGLGNIRLQMPTMPFCCLTGKDAQNTAFQRYLTAFERFGGLRAPGPAVPLGWTSGVLFERFLDEVAKVSPSVTSAVLLRAADGIRNETLGGLVPAINLTAGEKTPDSGCWFVMEARNGGPFGAPDGLGLTCRPR; this comes from the coding sequence GTGAGTCGTGAAGCCGGTTCACGCTCGTCGTCCGGGGTGCGGCGGCACCCCGTCCTCCCGGCCGTGCTGGCACTGGCGCTGCTCGCCGGGTGCGGTTCCCGGCTGTCCCAGGACGAACTGATCGCCCGGAACGCCGGCACCGCCACTGTCGTCGTCCCGGATGCGCCGGCCGCGGACCCGGGGGACGTCGTCGCCGCTCCGGTCCCCTCGCCCGGGGCCGTCCCGGCCGTCGATCCGGGTGGTGCCGCCCCCGCGAATTCGGCGGCCCCGACCGGCGGCCCGAGCGAGGGCGCGGCGCCAATCACCACGGCCGGGACCGGCGGGGCGAAGAAGTCCGACCGAACCGCGTCGGCGGCACCGAAGACCGACAACCAGCCGATCACCATCTGCTCGGTCTCCGAGATGGGCGGCCCGGCGGGCGCGGCGATCGCCCAGGGCGTGAACGGCCTGCAGGCCTGGGTGGGCGACGTGAACAGCCGCGGCGGGGTCCACGGGCACCGGATCCGGCTGATCGTCCGCGACTCCAACTCGGATCCCAACGTCGCGCTGGCGCACGTGCGCGCCTGCGTCGAGAACGACGGCGCCGTCGCGCTGGTCGGCGGGATGGCAACGCTCACCGCCGCGGGCTACCGGTCCTACCTGGAGAGCAAACGCGTGCCGTCGATCGGCGGCGACTGCGGGACGTACGTGTACAACTCCTCCCCGGTGTTCTTCAACCAGTGCGCGGCACCGGAGACCAGCGTCTGGGCCATCGCCCAGGAGGCGGCGAAGGCGGGGACGGCGAACAAGAAGTTCGCCTTCCTGTACTGCCAGGAGGCGTCCGCGTGCGCCAACGGCCGCAAGTGGATGGTCGACGACCGGTTCGTCGAGCGGAACGGCCTCGAGCTCGCCTACGCCAAGCAGTTCAGCCTGACGCAGCTCGACTTCACCAGCGAGTGCACGGCGATGAAGGCCGCCGGCGTGACCGTGGTGTCGGCGATCGTCGACCCGTCCGGTCTGCAGCGGATGGGCCAGTCCTGCACCCGACAGGGGTTCAACCCGGTCTGGGTGCAGCTGTACGCGAGCGTGTACTCGGACACCGCGACGAAGCCGGGGCTCGGGAACATCCGGCTGCAGATGCCGACCATGCCGTTCTGCTGCCTGACCGGCAAGGACGCGCAAAACACCGCCTTTCAGCGCTACCTGACGGCGTTCGAGCGCTTCGGCGGCCTGCGCGCGCCCGGGCCGGCCGTGCCGCTGGGCTGGACGTCGGGAGTGCTCTTCGAGCGGTTCCTCGACGAGGTCGCGAAGGTCTCGCCGTCCGTCACCTCGGCCGTCCTGCTTCGGGCCGCGGACGGGATTCGGAACGAGACCCTCGGTGGACTCGTGCCCGCCATCAATCTGACGGCGGGTGAGAAAACGCCGGACTCCGGCTGCTGGTTCGTCATGGAGGCCCGCAACGGTGGTCCGTTCGGAGCGCCCGACGGACTGGGACTGACCTGTCGGCCGCGGTAG
- a CDS encoding cytochrome P450: MSDLRTWIRDADDRAYSEHLAKAEEASPRAQVAEFHRPIAEARARCPVQPHSQSTLVGFEDYRKAMSVFSERPVFALIGHGETKRGFMDTEVFSSSIHNETIAQVWGETLLGMDGEQHRRYRNTIASAFRKSVLDRWERDAVVPIVEGLIDRFAARGRADLIGEFTLLFPVYVVAEMLGLPRADVPKFTSWAADTITIFFDPRTALAASAALQTYLDAAISERRTAPGDDLISLLIEAEIEGQRLTNQEIVNFCRILLPAGAETTARSTGSLLLGLLTHPDQLEMVRADVAAGSTAVAERAIEEALRWEPPLTSVNRISTQETEVAGVRIPAGAIVECNMSGANRDPAVWPDPDRFDITRPAAQHLAFAAGPHHCLGVHLARAESRVALTTLLRRLPGLRLDPDAAVPEALGLGFRSPRTLPALFEAS, encoded by the coding sequence GTGAGCGATCTGCGCACCTGGATCCGCGACGCGGACGACCGCGCCTACAGCGAGCACCTCGCGAAGGCGGAGGAGGCCTCGCCGCGGGCGCAGGTGGCCGAGTTCCACCGGCCGATCGCGGAGGCCCGCGCGCGCTGCCCCGTGCAGCCGCACAGCCAGTCGACGCTCGTGGGTTTCGAGGACTACCGCAAGGCGATGTCGGTGTTCTCCGAGCGGCCGGTGTTCGCGCTGATCGGCCACGGCGAGACCAAGCGTGGGTTCATGGACACCGAGGTGTTCTCGTCCTCGATCCACAACGAGACCATCGCGCAGGTGTGGGGCGAGACGTTGCTCGGCATGGACGGTGAGCAGCACCGCAGGTACCGCAACACGATCGCGTCGGCGTTCCGCAAGTCGGTGCTCGACCGCTGGGAGCGCGACGCGGTCGTGCCGATCGTCGAAGGGCTGATCGACCGGTTCGCCGCCCGGGGCCGCGCCGACCTGATCGGCGAGTTCACGCTGCTGTTCCCGGTCTACGTCGTCGCGGAGATGCTCGGTCTCCCGCGCGCCGACGTCCCGAAGTTCACGTCGTGGGCGGCGGACACGATCACGATCTTCTTCGACCCGCGGACCGCGCTCGCCGCCTCCGCGGCGCTGCAGACCTACCTGGACGCGGCGATCTCCGAGCGCCGCACGGCCCCGGGCGACGACCTGATCAGCCTGCTGATCGAGGCCGAGATCGAGGGTCAGCGCCTGACCAATCAGGAGATCGTCAACTTCTGCCGGATCCTGCTGCCCGCCGGCGCGGAGACGACGGCGCGGTCGACCGGCAGCCTGCTCCTCGGTCTGCTCACGCACCCGGACCAGCTGGAGATGGTCCGCGCCGACGTCGCGGCCGGGTCGACGGCGGTGGCCGAGCGCGCGATCGAGGAGGCGCTGCGGTGGGAGCCGCCGCTGACGTCGGTCAACCGGATCAGCACGCAGGAGACCGAGGTCGCGGGGGTGCGGATCCCCGCGGGCGCGATCGTCGAGTGCAACATGAGCGGCGCGAACCGGGACCCCGCGGTGTGGCCGGACCCCGACCGCTTCGACATCACGCGACCGGCGGCGCAGCACCTTGCCTTCGCGGCCGGGCCGCACCACTGCCTCGGCGTGCACCTGGCCCGGGCCGAGTCGCGCGTCGCGCTGACGACGTTGCTGCGCCGGCTGCCGGGGCTGCGACTCGACCCCGACGCCGCCGTGCCCGAGGCGCTCGGCCTCGGGTTCCGGTCGCCGCGCACGTTGCCCGCTCTGTTCGAGGCGTCATGA
- a CDS encoding SDR family oxidoreductase, with product MSGLPVPPPLGTAMLPAGTFAGQVVAVTGGGTGLGKAIAVEFARLGAAVAVLSRKPEHHAKGVAAIEAVGAKAGAFAVDVRDPEAIAAAFDEVEAALGPVDVLVNNAAGNFPQPAEDISPRGWRAVTDIVLDGTFFASTEFARRCQTSARPGAILNIAATYAWTGGPGTAHSAAAKAGVVNLTQSLAVEWAPDGIRVNGLAPGLFPHEDVPPQMRADTPEGLASLARTVPAGRVGQPHELGWAATFLCSPYAAYLTGHTLVLDGGNWLRRGLRMPDFLPVRDQFPPPSDAKDRS from the coding sequence ATGAGCGGCCTGCCGGTGCCCCCGCCGCTGGGGACCGCGATGCTCCCGGCGGGGACGTTCGCCGGGCAGGTTGTCGCGGTCACGGGCGGTGGGACCGGGCTGGGCAAGGCGATCGCGGTCGAGTTCGCGCGCCTCGGTGCCGCGGTCGCGGTGCTCTCCCGCAAGCCCGAGCACCATGCGAAGGGCGTCGCGGCGATCGAGGCGGTCGGGGCGAAAGCCGGCGCGTTCGCCGTCGACGTCCGCGACCCCGAGGCGATCGCCGCCGCGTTCGACGAGGTCGAGGCCGCGCTCGGACCCGTCGACGTGCTCGTGAACAACGCGGCCGGCAACTTCCCGCAGCCGGCGGAGGACATCAGCCCGCGCGGCTGGCGGGCCGTCACCGACATCGTGCTCGACGGGACGTTCTTCGCCAGTACGGAGTTCGCGCGCCGCTGCCAGACGTCGGCGCGGCCCGGCGCGATCCTGAACATCGCCGCGACCTACGCCTGGACCGGCGGGCCCGGCACCGCGCACTCCGCTGCCGCCAAGGCCGGCGTCGTGAATCTGACGCAGTCTCTGGCGGTCGAGTGGGCACCGGACGGGATCCGCGTCAACGGCCTCGCGCCCGGCCTGTTCCCGCACGAGGACGTGCCGCCGCAGATGCGGGCGGACACGCCGGAGGGCCTGGCGTCGCTGGCCCGGACGGTGCCGGCCGGTCGGGTCGGGCAGCCCCACGAACTCGGCTGGGCGGCGACGTTCTTGTGCTCGCCGTACGCCGCCTACCTGACCGGGCACACGCTCGTGCTCGACGGCGGGAACTGGCTCCGCCGCGGCCTTCGCATGCCCGACTTCCTGCCGGTGCGGGACCAGTTCCCGCCGCCGTCCGACGCGAAGGACCGCTCGTGA
- a CDS encoding ABC transporter substrate-binding protein: protein MSERPPLPGTPPQRLYHGRPIEPYRLGVIVDLPEHPGLSDAFPDMAQFALDEAHARGIVERPVELVVREVYGQPWTNSHALRRVYRELAEQDVLGVLGPFTTDNSLAVLDLTEELRLPTISICGTLHWRGPFAFVIANGGLADEPYVMASWLAQHSHRRVAVLRERTQIGEEYAEHFRRAIAQYGIAVVAEPPVYPSIHVEELATVLEECRAADPDALVYLGLGGINQTVRPALEKIGWDPPRIQTTAYVSAGYSEERARRIEGWVGVDQYSEENQVYAAVLDRFEARYGYRPANSGGTCGYDIGHCFAVGLGRMRTASPWGLRDGLETIRRLPACTGGPGTSITFGPEDHRGLKGPDFLILRRSVDGRSVLEGTAPVSGWNQPS, encoded by the coding sequence GTGAGCGAACGTCCGCCCCTGCCCGGCACGCCCCCGCAGCGGCTGTACCACGGCCGGCCGATCGAGCCCTACCGGCTCGGCGTGATCGTCGACCTGCCCGAGCACCCGGGTCTGTCCGACGCGTTCCCGGACATGGCCCAGTTCGCCCTCGACGAGGCGCACGCGCGCGGCATCGTCGAGCGGCCCGTCGAGCTCGTCGTCCGCGAGGTGTACGGCCAGCCGTGGACGAACTCCCACGCGCTGCGCCGCGTCTACCGCGAGCTCGCCGAGCAGGACGTCCTCGGCGTTCTCGGGCCGTTCACGACCGACAACTCGCTCGCGGTGCTCGACCTCACCGAGGAGCTGCGGCTGCCGACGATCTCGATCTGCGGCACGCTCCACTGGCGCGGGCCGTTCGCGTTCGTGATCGCCAACGGCGGCCTGGCCGACGAGCCGTACGTGATGGCGTCGTGGCTCGCGCAGCACTCCCACCGTCGGGTGGCCGTGCTCCGCGAGCGGACGCAGATTGGCGAGGAGTACGCCGAGCACTTCCGTCGGGCGATCGCGCAGTACGGCATCGCCGTGGTCGCCGAGCCGCCGGTGTACCCGTCGATCCACGTCGAGGAGCTCGCGACGGTGCTCGAGGAGTGCCGCGCCGCCGATCCCGATGCGCTCGTGTACCTCGGCCTCGGCGGCATCAACCAGACCGTCCGCCCGGCGCTGGAGAAGATCGGCTGGGATCCGCCGCGGATCCAGACCACCGCGTACGTGTCCGCCGGGTACAGCGAGGAGCGGGCGCGGCGCATCGAGGGCTGGGTCGGGGTCGACCAGTACTCCGAGGAGAACCAGGTCTACGCCGCCGTGCTCGACCGGTTCGAGGCGCGGTACGGCTACCGGCCGGCGAACAGCGGCGGGACGTGCGGGTACGACATCGGGCACTGCTTCGCGGTGGGCCTGGGGCGGATGCGGACGGCAAGTCCCTGGGGTCTGCGGGACGGTCTGGAGACGATCCGCCGCCTGCCGGCGTGCACCGGTGGGCCGGGGACGTCGATCACCTTCGGGCCCGAGGATCATCGCGGGCTCAAGGGCCCCGATTTTCTGATCCTTCGTCGGTCGGTTGACGGGCGGAGTGTCCTGGAGGGGACCGCGCCGGTGTCGGGCTGGAACCAGCCGTCATGA
- a CDS encoding NAD-dependent epimerase/dehydratase family protein gives MRVLVTGATGAFGAPLCEALVAGGVEVLGMARRRPANFPAGAEFVPGDIRDANAVDAAVAKADRVVHLAWFMGVAKDREAAERINLDGTRNVIAAARRHGTEKLIFSSSVTAYGVTPGHGPYREDDERRPDPELQYAHHKMVVEDELLASGVPLAMVRPNIVIGRSVSSMSVAVLATPVLVGVRGEENPFQFVHQDDVMRFLYAVTTGERTGLVNLADSGTASLERVGEILGRRVVRFPAGMLGRSMDAMFRLGLSDVDSVALDMLQEFPVADTTALREQWGFRTTWSMEDALRDTRRAIAGVNVLGTKSVRRRDAPVLPPVGGALGSVASLAPAVVRTVSDILPASPFRDDLLARAAGGWVQRRSHDRRHVAVWAQRETALLLGPRPGADDPQVAVGRVHQLSDLLVDLVALATDEPAVLPQVRTVAEALERAVPPLASAVDREPWAAPLGELVSAVRTGPTAWR, from the coding sequence ATGAGAGTCCTCGTCACCGGGGCGACCGGCGCGTTCGGAGCGCCGTTGTGCGAGGCCCTCGTCGCCGGCGGGGTCGAGGTGCTCGGCATGGCCCGTCGCCGGCCGGCCAACTTCCCGGCGGGCGCCGAGTTCGTTCCCGGCGACATCCGGGACGCGAACGCCGTCGACGCCGCGGTCGCCAAGGCCGACCGCGTCGTGCACCTCGCGTGGTTCATGGGCGTGGCGAAGGACCGGGAGGCGGCCGAACGGATCAACCTGGACGGCACGCGCAACGTCATCGCCGCGGCGCGCCGGCACGGGACCGAGAAGCTGATCTTCTCCTCGTCGGTGACCGCCTACGGGGTGACGCCGGGTCACGGGCCGTACCGAGAGGACGACGAGCGCCGACCCGACCCGGAGCTGCAGTACGCCCACCACAAGATGGTCGTCGAGGACGAGTTGCTCGCCAGCGGTGTCCCGCTCGCGATGGTGCGGCCGAACATCGTGATCGGCCGCAGCGTGTCCTCGATGTCCGTGGCCGTCCTCGCGACGCCGGTGCTCGTCGGCGTCCGCGGCGAGGAGAACCCGTTCCAGTTCGTCCACCAGGACGACGTGATGCGCTTCCTGTACGCGGTGACGACAGGGGAGCGGACCGGGCTGGTCAACCTCGCCGACTCCGGGACCGCGAGCCTCGAACGCGTCGGCGAGATCCTCGGCCGGCGTGTGGTGCGATTCCCCGCCGGGATGCTCGGCCGCAGCATGGACGCAATGTTCCGGCTCGGCCTGTCCGACGTCGACAGCGTCGCGCTCGACATGCTTCAGGAGTTCCCGGTCGCGGACACCACCGCGCTGCGCGAGCAGTGGGGGTTCCGGACGACCTGGTCGATGGAGGACGCCCTGCGCGACACCCGGCGCGCGATCGCGGGCGTCAACGTGCTGGGGACGAAGTCGGTTCGCCGCCGCGACGCTCCGGTGCTGCCGCCGGTGGGTGGCGCCCTCGGCTCGGTGGCGAGTCTTGCGCCGGCGGTGGTGCGGACGGTCTCCGACATCCTGCCCGCCTCGCCGTTCCGCGACGACCTGCTGGCCCGCGCGGCCGGGGGCTGGGTCCAGCGGCGGAGTCACGACCGGCGGCACGTCGCGGTGTGGGCGCAGCGCGAGACCGCGTTGCTGCTCGGGCCGCGGCCGGGCGCGGACGACCCGCAGGTGGCGGTCGGCCGGGTTCATCAGCTCAGCGACCTGCTCGTCGATCTCGTCGCCCTGGCGACGGACGAACCGGCGGTGCTGCCGCAGGTCCGGACCGTCGCCGAGGCGCTGGAGCGGGCGGTGCCGCCGCTCGCGTCCGCGGTCGACCGTGAGCCGTGGGCGGCTCCGCTGGGCGAGCTCGTCTCCGCCGTCCGGACCGGGCCGACGGCGTGGCGGTGA
- a CDS encoding acyl-CoA dehydrogenase family protein codes for MSTATSIVEEFAALVAQELPAHRREHPDESWASRVAWQRRLHAHGWAAPGWPVEHGGRGLGAAERVAVEAVLARAGAPMVAGVLGINNVAPALMAFGTPEQVAHLPAILDAAEIWCQGFSEPEAGSDLASLRTRARRDGDAYVIDGQKVWTSQGVEATHCQLLVRTDPDAPAHRGISALLVPMDTPGVTARPLRQANGATEFAEVFFDGVRVPASALLGAENDGWRVTMTTLAHERSGQVALAQAVEADLRRALGLLNRPLDPIERDLVGRRLAEARVAGLLGERALLAERPGPAQSVVKLAWSLARRRMTETVQDLSGPAGLLANHASSEYLYGRAATIAAGTTEIVKDLLADRVLGLPRR; via the coding sequence GTGAGCACGGCAACGAGCATCGTGGAGGAGTTCGCCGCGTTGGTGGCGCAGGAGCTCCCAGCACACCGGCGCGAGCACCCCGACGAGTCGTGGGCCTCGCGGGTCGCGTGGCAACGACGGCTGCACGCGCACGGCTGGGCGGCGCCGGGGTGGCCGGTCGAGCACGGTGGCCGCGGTCTCGGGGCGGCGGAGCGGGTCGCCGTCGAGGCGGTCCTCGCGCGGGCCGGGGCGCCGATGGTCGCGGGCGTCCTCGGGATCAACAACGTCGCGCCCGCGCTGATGGCGTTCGGGACGCCGGAGCAGGTCGCGCACCTGCCGGCGATCCTCGACGCCGCCGAGATCTGGTGCCAAGGCTTCAGCGAGCCCGAGGCGGGGAGCGACCTCGCCTCGCTGCGCACCCGCGCCCGCCGCGACGGCGACGCATATGTGATTGACGGTCAGAAGGTCTGGACCTCGCAGGGCGTCGAGGCGACGCACTGTCAGCTACTGGTCCGCACCGACCCGGACGCGCCCGCGCACAGAGGGATCTCGGCGCTGCTGGTGCCGATGGACACCCCCGGCGTCACGGCCCGGCCGTTGCGCCAGGCCAACGGAGCGACCGAGTTCGCGGAGGTCTTCTTCGACGGCGTCCGCGTCCCGGCGTCGGCGCTGCTCGGTGCGGAGAACGACGGGTGGCGCGTCACGATGACGACGCTCGCCCACGAGCGTTCGGGCCAGGTCGCGCTCGCGCAGGCCGTCGAGGCGGATTTGCGCCGCGCGCTGGGCCTGCTGAACCGTCCGCTCGACCCGATCGAGCGCGACCTCGTCGGCCGCCGGCTCGCCGAGGCCCGCGTCGCCGGGCTGTTGGGGGAGCGGGCCCTGCTCGCCGAACGTCCCGGCCCGGCCCAGTCGGTGGTGAAGCTCGCGTGGAGCCTCGCCCGGCGGCGGATGACTGAGACGGTCCAGGACCTCTCCGGCCCCGCCGGCCTGCTCGCGAACCACGCGTCGTCCGAGTACCTCTACGGCCGCGCCGCCACCATCGCCGCCGGGACCACCGAGATCGTCAAGGACCTCCTCGCCGACCGCGTCCTCGGCCTCCCCCGCCGCTGA
- a CDS encoding aldehyde dehydrogenase family protein — protein MAAAAPDLRVFDGLYVDGRWVPTAASEPVLNPATEAAIASAPVGGTVETDLALAAARRAFDTGPWPQLTPRQRGAALERLLGVFTDWADAIADVVIDEVGTSAMTARRAQVDTPLRHLEWFVEHLHGWRPETPLPATTITGRHGRVLGSGVLRREPIGVVSAITPFNAPFFLNVMKLAPALAAGCTLVLKPSPYTPLEALLIARAAEEAELPPGVLNVVTGGLEVAQQLTTDPRVDAVTFTGSDAVGEQILVQAAPTMKRVLLELGGKSAMIVLPEADLAQAVAGGVAQAATFSGQGCALWTRHLVHRSRFDEYVGMLAGGLDKVTVGDPRDPSTVMGPLIRESQRARVESYVELARSGGGEVVAGGTRPEGLDRGFYYRPTLVTGLDNSSPVAQDEIFGPVLLAIPFDTDDEAVAIANDSQYGLSGAVFGDPAHAYDLACRLRTGNVSINGGTGGMSPWAPFGGWRRSGLGRELGEGALDEFTEQKTIQWHAG, from the coding sequence ATGGCGGCTGCGGCCCCGGACCTGCGCGTCTTCGACGGGCTCTACGTCGACGGGCGCTGGGTGCCCACCGCGGCGAGCGAACCGGTGCTGAACCCCGCGACGGAGGCCGCCATCGCGTCGGCTCCGGTCGGCGGTACGGTCGAGACCGACCTCGCCCTCGCCGCCGCCCGCCGCGCCTTCGACACCGGGCCGTGGCCCCAGCTGACGCCCCGTCAGCGAGGCGCGGCGCTGGAGCGGCTGCTCGGCGTCTTCACCGACTGGGCCGACGCGATCGCCGACGTCGTCATCGACGAGGTCGGCACCTCGGCCATGACCGCCCGGCGCGCGCAGGTGGACACCCCGCTGCGGCACCTCGAGTGGTTCGTCGAGCACCTGCACGGTTGGCGGCCGGAGACCCCGCTCCCCGCGACGACCATCACCGGCCGGCACGGCCGCGTCCTCGGATCCGGCGTGCTGCGCCGCGAGCCGATCGGGGTGGTCTCCGCGATCACGCCGTTCAACGCCCCGTTCTTCCTCAACGTCATGAAGCTCGCGCCGGCGCTGGCTGCCGGCTGCACGCTGGTGCTCAAACCCTCGCCGTACACGCCGCTGGAGGCGCTGCTGATCGCGCGGGCCGCCGAGGAGGCCGAGCTTCCGCCCGGTGTGCTCAACGTCGTCACCGGTGGGCTGGAGGTCGCGCAGCAGCTGACGACCGACCCCCGCGTCGACGCCGTGACGTTCACGGGATCGGATGCGGTCGGCGAGCAGATCCTCGTCCAGGCCGCGCCGACGATGAAGCGCGTGCTCCTGGAGCTCGGCGGCAAGTCCGCGATGATCGTGCTGCCGGAGGCCGACCTCGCGCAGGCCGTCGCCGGCGGCGTCGCGCAGGCCGCGACGTTCTCCGGGCAGGGCTGTGCGTTGTGGACGCGGCACCTCGTCCACCGCAGCCGCTTCGACGAGTACGTCGGCATGCTCGCCGGCGGGCTCGACAAGGTGACCGTCGGCGACCCCCGCGACCCGTCGACGGTGATGGGCCCGCTGATCCGCGAGTCCCAGCGCGCGCGGGTCGAGTCCTACGTCGAGCTCGCGCGCTCCGGCGGCGGCGAGGTCGTCGCCGGCGGCACGCGCCCCGAGGGCCTCGACCGCGGCTTCTACTACCGGCCGACGCTCGTCACCGGCCTCGACAACTCCAGCCCCGTCGCCCAGGACGAGATCTTCGGCCCGGTGCTCCTCGCGATCCCGTTCGACACCGACGACGAGGCCGTCGCGATCGCCAACGACTCGCAGTACGGCCTGTCCGGGGCGGTCTTCGGCGACCCCGCCCACGCCTACGACCTCGCCTGCCGCCTCCGGACCGGCAACGTCTCGATCAACGGCGGCACCGGCGGCATGAGCCCCTGGGCCCCCTTCGGCGGCTGGCGCCGCAGCGGCCTCGGCCGCGAACTCGGCGAGGGCGCCCTCGACGAGTTCACCGAGCAGAAGACGATCCAGTGGCACGCCGGCTGA
- a CDS encoding amidohydrolase family protein, giving the protein MPLQDWMKLVSVDDHAIETADVWTSRVPAKYGDAIPHVEEVEVDAARLQLGATAHGRVQTWVYAGKQYPQIGLNAVAGKDPRTWDVEPARYDDMRPGCYDPVARLADMDADGVWAQLCFPSFARFAGTRFLEGDDRALALDCIRAWNDWMLEYWCGAAPDRYVPVCVLPLWDVDACVTELRRAIDLGARCISFPENCSPLGLPSFHTDHWDPVFARAEEAGMPLMMHFGTSGRTPFVSPDAPTPVTITQMGLNSMSAMADLLLSRTFHQFPALKVAFAEGGTGWIPYMLERIDSVWERHRWYSGVDVETRPSTLFARNVWGCFISDQAGIDFRHRIGVDRITYESDYPHSDSLWPHSRKHLAEALIDVPDEEAHRIVELNACELLGWRPWAESA; this is encoded by the coding sequence ATGCCTCTGCAGGACTGGATGAAGCTCGTGTCGGTCGACGACCACGCGATCGAGACCGCCGACGTCTGGACCTCGCGGGTCCCGGCGAAGTACGGGGACGCGATCCCGCACGTCGAGGAGGTTGAGGTCGACGCGGCCCGCCTCCAGCTCGGCGCCACGGCGCACGGGCGCGTGCAGACGTGGGTCTACGCGGGCAAGCAGTACCCGCAGATCGGGCTGAACGCCGTCGCGGGCAAGGACCCGCGGACCTGGGACGTCGAGCCCGCCCGCTACGACGACATGCGCCCCGGCTGCTACGACCCGGTCGCCCGGCTCGCGGACATGGACGCCGACGGCGTCTGGGCCCAGCTCTGCTTCCCGAGCTTCGCGCGGTTCGCCGGCACCCGCTTCCTCGAGGGCGACGACCGCGCCCTCGCGCTCGACTGCATCCGCGCCTGGAACGACTGGATGCTGGAGTACTGGTGCGGCGCCGCCCCGGACCGCTACGTGCCGGTCTGCGTCCTGCCGCTGTGGGACGTCGACGCGTGCGTCACCGAGCTCCGCCGCGCGATCGACCTCGGGGCGCGCTGCATCTCGTTCCCGGAGAACTGCTCGCCGCTCGGCCTCCCGTCGTTCCACACCGACCACTGGGACCCGGTTTTCGCCCGCGCCGAGGAGGCCGGGATGCCGCTGATGATGCACTTCGGCACCTCGGGCCGGACGCCGTTCGTCAGCCCGGACGCGCCCACGCCCGTGACGATCACTCAGATGGGCCTGAACAGCATGTCGGCGATGGCGGATCTGCTGCTGTCGCGGACGTTCCACCAGTTCCCGGCGCTCAAGGTCGCCTTCGCCGAGGGCGGCACGGGCTGGATCCCCTACATGCTCGAGCGCATCGACTCGGTCTGGGAGCGCCACCGCTGGTACTCCGGTGTGGACGTCGAGACCCGGCCCTCAACCCTGTTCGCCCGCAACGTCTGGGGCTGCTTCATCTCCGACCAGGCCGGCATCGACTTCCGCCACCGCATCGGCGTCGACCGCATCACCTACGAGAGCGACTACCCGCACTCGGACAGCCTGTGGCCGCACTCGCGCAAGCACCTGGCCGAGGCGCTGATCGACGTCCCCGACGAGGAGGCGCACCGCATCGTCGAGCTCAACGCGTGTGAGCTCCTCGGCTGGCGGCCCTGGGCCGAGTCGGCATGA
- a CDS encoding HAD family hydrolase: protein MTPAAPVALLCDYAGVLTTSMYGAAQQVCREFGVDYPHFRATLRALRDVDDPVERIECGEVVRTEFLEQFHVQLTESLGGLDGERFLDRMAELIQPEPGMNAAVERLRAAGIPTALVSNSWDNAYPPEVLARFDVVVLSGEVGLRKPDADIFELTAKQLGVEPDQCVLVDDFEVNTAGASALGIRTILHTDVDATLRQLSAWFGVSLAL, encoded by the coding sequence ATGACGCCGGCGGCGCCGGTCGCGCTGTTGTGCGACTACGCCGGTGTCCTGACGACCTCGATGTACGGCGCCGCCCAGCAGGTCTGCCGGGAGTTCGGCGTCGACTACCCGCACTTCCGTGCGACCCTGCGTGCGCTGCGCGACGTCGACGACCCCGTCGAGCGCATCGAGTGCGGTGAGGTCGTCCGTACCGAGTTCCTGGAGCAGTTCCACGTCCAGCTGACCGAGTCGCTCGGCGGCCTCGACGGCGAGCGGTTCCTCGACCGGATGGCCGAGCTGATCCAGCCCGAGCCGGGCATGAACGCGGCCGTCGAGCGGCTCCGCGCCGCGGGGATCCCGACGGCACTCGTCAGCAACAGCTGGGACAACGCCTACCCGCCGGAGGTGCTGGCGCGCTTCGACGTCGTGGTCCTCTCCGGCGAGGTCGGGTTGCGCAAGCCCGACGCGGACATCTTCGAGCTCACCGCGAAGCAACTCGGCGTCGAACCGGATCAGTGTGTCCTCGTCGACGACTTCGAGGTGAACACCGCCGGGGCCTCGGCCCTCGGGATCCGCACGATCCTTCACACCGACGTCGATGCGACGCTCCGTCAGCTCTCCGCCTGGTTCGGCGTCTCCCTCGCGCTCTGA